The genomic DNA ACCTGCATATCCAGGCATTCGGCTTGCCGGCCGCACTTGGCTTTCGCATCTACTCCGCGCTCAACAACGCCTTGTCGCGCCCGGTCATGGTGACCGTGCTGCAACTCATCGGGCTGGTGGTGAAGATTCCGCTCAATGCCTGGTTTATCGACGGCGGCTTCGGCCTGGCGCCGATGGGCGGGCCGGGCTGCGCGCTGGCCTCCGCGCTGATCAGCTGGATCTGGTGCATCTCTGGCGTCCTGATCCTGCGGCGCAACGCGGCCTACCGCCCCCTGCAGATCTTTTCCAGCTGGGCATGGCCGCAAGCGCGGCCGATCCGCGCGCTGCTGCGCCTGGGCGTGCCGATGGGGCTGACCTACCTGATCGAGATCACCTCGTTCACGCTGATGTCGATCTTCATCACGCGCATGGGCACCGTGGTGCTGGCTGGCCATCAGATCATCGCCAACCTCGGCGCGGTGGCCTACATGCTGCCGCTGTCGCTGGCGATCGCCACTTCCACGCTGGTCGCGCAGTCCATCGGCGGGCGCGACCAGGACGGCGCACGCCGCATCGCCCGGCGCGGCATCTGCCTGGCAGCAACGCTGGCGATCATGGTCGGCGGCCTGCTGTGGATCCTGCGAGAACCGCTGCTGCATGCCTACGCCAAGGATCCGGCAGTGGTACGCGCCGCCCTTCCTCTCATGTTGTTCATCGCCTTCTACCAGGCTTTCGACGCGGTACAGGTCATGACGGCGTTCATCCTGCGCGCCTACAAGATCGCACTGGTGCCTACCTTGATCTACGCGGTGTCCCTCTGGGGCGTCGGCCTGGGGGGCGGCTACGTGCTGGGCTTTGGCCTGATCGGCTCCCTGCCCGCCTTCACACGGGGGCCGCGGGGTTCTGGCTGGCTAACAGCATCAGCCTGGCCATCGCCGGCTCGCTGCTGGTGCGCTACTTCGTCACCGTCAGCCGGCGCCGCGCACGCTGAACAAGCCTGGAACGCGCGGCGGATGGATTATCTCCGCTGCGACGAGGGCATATAGCAGGGCCATGGCGGACCGCCGCCGGCTACGACGCGATAATGCGTGCCTGGCCAGCAGGCGCGGGCGGACATAATGCGCCGCGCCACCACCGTGCGCGCGCCGAATCAAATAGCGGGGATTATCGGAAACTGCCTGAGCGAATGCCGGACAGCAAAAGAAAAAACCCGCATGGCATAACCATGCGGGTTTAGTTTTGGCGGAGTGGACGGGACTCGAACCCGCGACCCCCGGCGTGACAGGCCGGTATTCTAACCAACTGAACTACCACTCCATACTCTTACTTGCCATCGACAGCGATACTTTCGACGACAAACCGAACGTTTGGTTACGTTCGTTATTTGGCGTCCCCAAGGGGATTCGAACCCCTGTACTCACCGTGAAAGGGTGATGTCCTAGGCCTCTAGACGATGGGGACAGAAACTCGTCTTGCGACTTATTTCGTCTGGCACCGCGAAGACCTGAATAATCAAATCTTCACCGCACCTGGTAAGCCTCGATTTACTGCATTCGAAACTTCCGGCATTTTGGTGGAGCTAAGCGGGATCGAACCGCTGACCTCTTGCATGCCATGCAAGCGCTCTCCCAGCTGAGCTATAGCCCCATGGTACTACGTTGCTGCCCACTGCTTTTTTACTACCACTGCGTTTCGCGTTTGTTTCTTCGTTTCAGCGAAGACAAGATTATATAAACAACCTTGCTTTTTGCAACCCCTTTTTTTAACTTTTTTCTGCGATCCGCATTACTGCGGGATTACTTCTTATCGCTTCCATCCGTTATGCCCGCTTGGTTTTTGTCCGCGCTGCAGGGAGAACGAGATTATGCTGAATTCCTGGCGGGAGCGCAAGCCCCCGCCAGGACTTTCTGCAAATTATTTCAGGCAAGCCCCGCCTGGATGCGGCGCAGCACCGTATCGCGCCCAAACAGCTCCAGCACGGCATCGATGGCAGGCGTTTGCAACTGCCCCGCCACCAGCAGGCGGATCGGCATGGCCAGCTTGGGCATCTTCAGGCCGAACTCAGCCAGCACCGCCTTGAAGGCCGCGCTGATCTCGTCGCGCTTCCACTCGGTGAGCGCCGCCAGCCGCGCGGCCAGGGCCTGCAGCGCCGGCAGGATGTCGGCGTTGAGATGCTCCGCCTTGAGCGCCGGATCCGGCTGCGGCTCGCCACGGTAGAACAGCAGTGCGGCCTGCGCCACGTCCTTCAGGGTATTCGCACGGTCCTTTACCAGCCCGATGACGCCTTCCAGGCTTGCACCTTCCACCTTGCCACCCAGCGCCTCGATGAACGGCTGGGTCAGCCCGGCCAGGCGTGCGTTGTCGCCAACCTTGATGTAGTGGTTGTTCAGCCAGGCCAGCTTTTCCGGGTTGTACTGCGCCGGCGACTTGCCCAGGTGCTCCAGGTCGAACCACTCCACGAACTGCTCGCGCGAGAAGATCTCCGCATCGCCGTGCGCCCAGCCCAGGCGGGCCAGGTAGTTGAGGACGGCCTCGGGCAGGTAGCCTTCGTCGCGGTAGCCCGTCACGGGCATGGCGCCATGGCGCTTGCTCATCTTCTCGCCCTGCTCGTTGAGCACGGTCGGCAAGTGGGCGTACACGGGAGCAACGCCGCCCAGCGCACGGATGATGTTGATCTGGCGCGGGGTGTTGTTGACGTGGTCGTCGCCGCGGATCACGTGGGTGATGCGCATA from Cupriavidus sp. D39 includes the following:
- the gltX gene encoding glutamate--tRNA ligase, with product MTQQRVRTRFAPSPTGFIHLGNIRSALYPWAFARRMKGDFILRIEDTDVERSSQESVDVILEGMAWLDLDIDEGPFYQMERMDRYREVVKQMLDSELAYPCYMSTEELDALRDAQRERGEKPRYNGFWRPEPGKVLPAPPAGVQPVIRFKNPIGGSVVWDDAVKGRIEISNDELDDLVIARPDGTPTYNFCVVIDDLDMRITHVIRGDDHVNNTPRQINIIRALGGVAPVYAHLPTVLNEQGEKMSKRHGAMPVTGYRDEGYLPEAVLNYLARLGWAHGDAEIFSREQFVEWFDLEHLGKSPAQYNPEKLAWLNNHYIKVGDNARLAGLTQPFIEALGGKVEGASLEGVIGLVKDRANTLKDVAQAALLFYRGEPQPDPALKAEHLNADILPALQALAARLAALTEWKRDEISAAFKAVLAEFGLKMPKLAMPIRLLVAGQLQTPAIDAVLELFGRDTVLRRIQAGLA